The Oscillatoria acuminata PCC 6304 genomic interval AGCGAAACCCGTCGCGCCCCCTGGGAAGCCCCTGAGTTATCTGCCGTTCCCCTGTCGCGCAATGGGAATAGTCCGTTAGGGGTTCCCTTGGGGAGTCGGATTCGCTATCGGGCCTTTAATTATAGCGATCGGCCAGTGTACTGCCTGTTGTTTTCTTTAGATAACAGTGGTAATGTGGTGGTCCTCTATCCGTCAGATGACCCGAGCACTTCCAAGACTGGACAAACTCAGCCCACCTTAGAACAAAATCTCCTGGTTCCCGGGGAAACTCTAACGATTCCGACAGGTTCGGGGACAGGATCTTGGGTGGTGCATGGTCAAGCGGGATTAACGGAAACCCAGGTGATTTTTTCATCCAGTCCCTTTACGAAAACCTTTTCCGCCTTATCGGGTTTCATGCGTCCCCAGGGAGATGCCCAACCCCTGATTCCCGTGACCAATCCCCTGGCGATCGCCCAAGCGATTTTACAGGACCTCCATACCGCCAGTATGGTCAGTCTCCCCAATGCCAACACCTCTCCCGATCGCTGGGCACTTCATGTCGAACACTGGGCCACTCTCAGTTTTATCTACCGGGCGATTTAACAGGGGGTTAGAAACCGGGTTTTTTACCAAATCTTTGGCAATTCATAAAAAATTTAGGCAAAAAACCCGGTTTCTTGTCCTGGGGACCTAAACCTACTTCGATGGGGGAGATTAAGGCGAATGCTGTTTCTCTCGTTTTAGTTGTTCTCGTTCGATCGCCTCAAATAAGGCTTGAAAATTTCCCTCTCCAAATCCTGCCGCCTCCTGCCGACGCTCAATTACTTCAAAAAAGAAAGTGGGTTGTTCAAAAATCGGTTGAGTAAAGGTTTGCAGCAACAAAGAATTGGGGGTTTCAGGATGCCAATCGACTAAAATTTTTTTCCTTTGAATGTCCTGCCACTCTGCCGACCCTTCATCAAACCCCAGACGTTGGCGCAGGGTTGCATAATAGGTCGGTGGCACATCAATAAATGAGACTCCATTTTCCCGTAACTGGGCAATGGTTCCCAGAATATGATTCGTTTTTAAGGCAATATGCTGAATCCCCGGACCTTGATTGATCTCTAAAAATTCTTGCACTTGAGAGGTATCCGAGGTCGGTTCATTAATGGGGAACTGAATGGAACTTTCGGGATAAATCATCACCTGAGAGTGTAATCCAGACCGTTCGGTTTGGATATCAAAGGTTTGCTGACCTTGAAATCCGAAAACCCTTTCATACCAGGATAAAGCAGCTTTTAAATCTCCTCTTTCGACATTTAAAACAAAATGGTCAATATGGAGATAAAGACTCTGAGACAGGGGGGGTGAGGTCGATGGAGGAACAAATTTTGGGGTTGAATAGGGTAATTTTTCAAAGGTTTCATGGGGTAAAATAGGATAAATCTGGTCAGAAAAACTAGGGATGGCATCAGGGGAGTCAACCCGTTGAATTAAAGTATGACTCAGTTCTCCCCATCCGGCAATTTTTGCCCATTTTAAGGGGGGAAAAGATGGAGGTTGTTCCTGTTGTATGGGTTGTAAAATTTTTGCACCTGCAGCAGTTGCTTGATGCAAGCAGGATGCTAAATCCTGAACGGCAAAGGCAATATCCGCGACTCCCGGAGGATGGCGATCGAGATATTCCGCCACAGGAGAAGCAACAGACAAGGGTGAAGAGAGTGCAAACCGAACTAAACCACTTTGAATCAATTCGGTGTGAGTGTCGGTGTGGGTGAAACTGGCGACTGCCTCAAATCCTAGGCAATCTACGAACCAGTCCCGTTGTGCCGTAGCATCTTTAACGTAAAAGTGAATGTGATCGATTTCCATGAATCTGATATCACTGCCCTCAATGACTCTAATGCCCTTTAATTTTACCCGTTTCCTCAAAAACCGGAGGGGTTAAGGCGTTCGGGACAGGAGGGCGACTTGATACACTTTCCCTATTTTTTTTAATTTGAATGCTTTAGATAAATTCAGAAAATGGGTGAATTTCCCCTTGATTTGCAAGCCTTTCATAACCTGGGTAAGGGGGACTCCATAGAGGGCGTTAAATTCACTCGCCAGGGAAGAAAGAGGAATCGAAGTTCCTGGGGCATTTTCGGTTAATTTTAGCAGTAACTCTATTAAACATTTTTCTAGGTCTGCTGGGGTATTGATGACAGAAGAAGAAGAAGAAGTAATTCCCGGTTGCAGAGTGAATACTTTAGGGGTATGGCTGTGTTTTTGATGGATGATTACTTCACCCGATTGGGGGGATGGGGTCAGGGTAAATCTCGAACTGGACTGTAAAAATTTGCTAAAATTTCCCCCCAGTCCTAATTTTTTAATAATCCAATTAGGATTTTGACCATAGAGTTCTTTAAATTCTGAACCCAGCATTCCGGTGGAAATAGCCATTCCGGGATATTTCTTGTGCATAGAGGCGATCGCCCGTTCTAATGCCAGTTCAACTTCTTCTCTGCCATTAAACCCGTTGTCAAGGGAACCCGGTGGCATTGTAGGGGGTTTTAAACTCAGGGTCTGAGAGTCAACCCCGGGGTTTGATTTTAACTCCAGACAATCGAATAAAGCAATGTAAAGTTCGGGGTCTCCCGGGACTTGATGGACGACGAAATCATCTGGGCGATCGCA includes:
- the hppD gene encoding 4-hydroxyphenylpyruvate dioxygenase → MEIDHIHFYVKDATAQRDWFVDCLGFEAVASFTHTDTHTELIQSGLVRFALSSPLSVASPVAEYLDRHPPGVADIAFAVQDLASCLHQATAAGAKILQPIQQEQPPSFPPLKWAKIAGWGELSHTLIQRVDSPDAIPSFSDQIYPILPHETFEKLPYSTPKFVPPSTSPPLSQSLYLHIDHFVLNVERGDLKAALSWYERVFGFQGQQTFDIQTERSGLHSQVMIYPESSIQFPINEPTSDTSQVQEFLEINQGPGIQHIALKTNHILGTIAQLRENGVSFIDVPPTYYATLRQRLGFDEGSAEWQDIQRKKILVDWHPETPNSLLLQTFTQPIFEQPTFFFEVIERRQEAAGFGEGNFQALFEAIEREQLKREKQHSP